In Mesoplasma florum L1, the DNA window TTTTATTTTCTCCTATTCATGTATTCAACATAAAAGTGTTCTTTTTCCACTATATTTATTTTATCAAAATTATCATAGTTAAAGTTTTTGATATGTACATTTCCTTCAAAATCATCTTTTATCATGCTTCTAATGATTTCATCACAATCATCAAAGAATAATTCATATATTTGGCTTCCACCAATAATGTAAACATCTTTTGATGTATTGCCTTTAAATTCTTTTAAAATAAAATCTTTTTTATTAATGAAATTTACATTTTCTGACATGTGTTCTTTGTACTTTTCAGTATCTCTTGTAAGTACATAATTGATACGATTTGGTAACCCTTTAAAGTTCATTGACTCAAATGTTTTACCACCCATTAAAACATTTTGATTTAACGTTGTTGTTCTAAAATGTTGCATTTCTTCTTTTATAGATCAAGGAAGTGAATTGTCTTTACCAATTACTCCTTTTTCTGTTTGTGCTCAAATCATTTTAATCATTTTTCTTCACCGCCATACCAACTGAATATTTTTTTTCATGAGAAATTGAAATCAATATATTAGTTAATTCTTTATTTAAAATAATTGGTGTTTTTTCTAAGTAACCTATATTAATTTTACTCATTGGCAATACTTCATTATTTTTTAATGTTTTAATAATAGATTCTTTTACAGCTCATCTTCCAGCAACAAATTCAATCTTTGCTTTTTTTGAAGATAGTGTTGATAATTTTTCTAACTCATCTTTAGTTAAAACTTTATTTAAAAAATTTTGTCTTAAATTAACTCTTTTGTTTTCAACAATATCAATTCCAATATTTTCAATCATAATGCATCCTTTTATTTTATTTAATTTTATCAATTAATAGCCT includes these proteins:
- a CDS encoding holo-ACP synthase is translated as MIENIGIDIVENKRVNLRQNFLNKVLTKDELEKLSTLSSKKAKIEFVAGRWAVKESIIKTLKNNEVLPMSKINIGYLEKTPIILNKELTNILISISHEKKYSVGMAVKKND
- a CDS encoding dihydrofolate reductase, which codes for MIKMIWAQTEKGVIGKDNSLPWSIKEEMQHFRTTTLNQNVLMGGKTFESMNFKGLPNRINYVLTRDTEKYKEHMSENVNFINKKDFILKEFKGNTSKDVYIIGGSQIYELFFDDCDEIIRSMIKDDFEGNVHIKNFNYDNFDKINIVEKEHFYVEYMNRRK